The following proteins are co-located in the bacterium genome:
- the pth gene encoding aminoacyl-tRNA hydrolase produces MKTIFGIGNPGQEYKLTRHNVGFQIIDRISSLYRIKMNPAHKLCAGWLCGKGDSDGNPYVLIKPLSFVNECGMVAREVVIRFGLSLSDFLVVLDDFSLPIGKTRLKPNGSSGGHNGLKSIIYHLESEDFPRLRIGIGPVTGSSVDFVLSKFKSSELKLLEATIEKVILSIQVFIKEGINRAMEICNKD; encoded by the coding sequence ATGAAGACTATTTTTGGGATAGGTAATCCGGGGCAAGAATACAAGTTGACAAGGCATAATGTTGGGTTCCAGATTATAGATAGAATTAGCTCCTTGTATCGCATTAAAATGAATCCCGCCCATAAGTTATGTGCGGGATGGCTATGTGGCAAAGGAGATAGTGATGGGAATCCATATGTTCTTATAAAACCGCTCTCTTTTGTAAATGAGTGTGGTATGGTTGCTCGTGAAGTAGTAATAAGATTTGGACTCTCTCTCTCCGATTTTCTTGTAGTGCTTGACGATTTCTCACTTCCTATTGGGAAGACAAGGCTTAAACCTAATGGGTCAAGTGGTGGTCATAATGGACTTAAATCCATAATTTACCACTTAGAGTCAGAAGACTTCCCAAGACTTAGAATCGGGATAGGTCCGGTCACTGGTAGTTCGGTTGATTTTGTTCTATCAAAATTTAAAAGCAGTGAACTCAAGTTATTAGAGGCTACAATTGAGAAAGTAATTCTCTCTATCCAAGTGTTTATAAAAGAAGGCATTAACCGAGCAATGGAAATTTGTAATAAAGATTGA
- a CDS encoding secretin N-terminal domain-containing protein: MKRYGGALSFKSIIICILMLGLIVSTLSLAQQERERLISLSFENADVRTVLRTFAELGKVNIVASEKVSGRVTLRLEDVPWEQAFQTVLQVHGLTAVEQKGIIGVITMEESEEQKRIIPLETKILRIKYAKASSIENAISPMLTERGKSKVDERTNSLIICDIPTTVSNIERFVDKIDTPTPQVMIEAKIVEVDYKAARELGIEWRAKFTEPTVETHVEGGVTAPITGVSDIIFGTLLSGVNLEAKLLMLESKDKARILSQPKVAVIDNEEAMILSGKKIPIITLDRAGNQIIQFYDVALKLTVKPHINPENQVVLDLHPEVSDLSSEATVAGGVIILSSEANTSLMVNDGQTVVIGGIVREKTGEVIRGVPIISSIPLIGRLFKSKSKTQSKSELLVFVTPHIIPVEKK; this comes from the coding sequence ATGAAAAGATATGGAGGAGCACTTTCTTTTAAATCTATTATAATATGCATTCTCATGCTTGGTCTTATTGTTTCTACTTTATCACTTGCACAGCAGGAGAGGGAGCGTCTTATTTCGTTATCATTTGAAAATGCAGATGTAAGGACAGTTTTACGCACTTTTGCAGAGCTCGGCAAAGTAAACATTGTAGCTTCTGAAAAGGTGAGCGGTAGGGTTACCCTTAGACTAGAAGATGTTCCATGGGAACAGGCATTTCAGACAGTTTTACAGGTTCATGGTCTTACGGCAGTTGAGCAAAAGGGGATAATAGGGGTTATAACAATGGAGGAGAGTGAGGAGCAGAAGCGTATTATACCACTTGAGACGAAGATTTTAAGAATAAAGTATGCAAAGGCGAGCAGTATAGAAAATGCTATCTCTCCTATGCTGACAGAGCGTGGAAAGAGCAAAGTAGATGAGCGTACAAATTCGTTAATTATTTGTGACATCCCAACTACTGTAAGCAATATAGAAAGATTTGTGGATAAAATTGATACACCTACTCCTCAAGTTATGATTGAAGCAAAAATAGTTGAAGTTGACTATAAGGCAGCACGGGAACTCGGAATTGAGTGGCGTGCAAAGTTTACAGAGCCAACAGTTGAAACTCATGTAGAGGGTGGAGTAACTGCTCCTATAACTGGTGTAAGCGATATTATTTTTGGCACCCTATTATCTGGTGTTAATCTTGAAGCTAAACTATTAATGCTTGAATCTAAGGATAAGGCGCGTATACTTTCACAACCAAAAGTTGCAGTTATAGATAATGAGGAGGCGATGATTTTATCGGGTAAAAAAATTCCTATAATTACGCTCGATAGAGCAGGTAATCAGATTATACAATTTTATGATGTAGCACTGAAACTTACAGTTAAACCTCATATAAATCCGGAAAACCAAGTTGTATTGGATTTACATCCAGAGGTATCAGATCTTTCATCTGAAGCCACAGTAGCTGGTGGTGTTATTATCCTTTCAAGTGAAGCAAATACAAGTCTAATGGTAAACGATGGCCAGACTGTTGTGATTGGTGGTATAGTTAGAGAAAAGACAGGTGAAGTAATAAGGGGTGTCCCTATTATCTCAAGTATACCACTTATTGGTAGATTGTTTAAATCAAAAAGTAAAACACAGTCAAAATCAGAGCTTCTTGTCTTTGTTACTCCCCATATTATCCCGGTAGAGAAGAAATAA
- the rpsP gene encoding 30S ribosomal protein S16 translates to MVKIRLFRMGKRGSPFYRIVVTDSRTPRDGKYIECLGWYDPRGKELKLDLGKTRDWIKKGAKPTDAVAELMKRKEEVTNERVD, encoded by the coding sequence ATGGTTAAGATAAGGCTTTTTCGTATGGGAAAACGGGGTTCACCATTTTATAGAATAGTTGTCACAGACTCAAGAACTCCAAGAGATGGTAAGTACATAGAGTGTTTAGGTTGGTATGACCCTCGGGGGAAGGAGTTAAAGCTCGACCTTGGTAAAACAAGGGATTGGATAAAGAAAGGGGCTAAGCCCACAGATGCAGTGGCTGAATTAATGAAAAGGAAAGAGGAGGTTACAAATGAAAGAGTTGATTGA
- a CDS encoding OB-fold nucleic acid binding domain-containing protein: MNAKQPLFLLIKGGECPSCGKYIGSIEICNYCGAHIKKRLSLKLIKYTALSVAVLGVICLYLVAKVIEITTIEIKNITPSMNFATVGIKGIVSGEPHTGERYLSFPVSDETGELFVRAYGAVAEDIFPTPELGDSVYVAGSIQIKEDEPSLIISASDRVWVHSKIAITPIDEISWSKVGQIVRLSGRVKSYSKVKGGLIILVADQTGEIKVVNWGEKPTIWPGRGIECVGIVKIYREEIEVVARRIKFQ, encoded by the coding sequence ATGAATGCTAAACAGCCTCTTTTTCTTTTAATAAAGGGGGGTGAGTGTCCATCTTGTGGTAAATATATTGGATCAATAGAAATTTGCAATTATTGTGGGGCACATATAAAGAAGAGGTTATCACTTAAGTTGATCAAATATACTGCACTTTCAGTAGCTGTGCTTGGTGTTATCTGCCTTTATTTAGTAGCAAAAGTTATAGAAATTACAACAATAGAAATAAAAAACATTACCCCAAGTATGAACTTTGCAACTGTGGGTATCAAAGGTATAGTATCAGGTGAACCCCACACTGGTGAAAGATATCTTTCATTTCCTGTATCAGATGAGACAGGTGAACTATTTGTAAGAGCTTATGGAGCTGTAGCTGAAGACATATTTCCGACACCAGAACTTGGTGATTCGGTGTATGTTGCAGGCTCTATCCAAATTAAAGAAGATGAGCCAAGCCTTATTATCAGTGCATCTGATAGAGTATGGGTACACTCAAAAATAGCAATTACTCCAATTGATGAAATATCGTGGAGTAAAGTTGGGCAAATAGTCAGGCTAAGTGGTAGGGTTAAGTCCTATAGTAAAGTGAAGGGAGGTCTCATTATTTTGGTTGCTGACCAAACTGGTGAAATAAAAGTAGTAAACTGGGGTGAAAAGCCTACTATCTGGCCTGGAAGGGGGATAGAATGCGTAGGAATAGTGAAAATTTACAGAGAGGAAATAGAAGTGGTGGCAAGGAGGATAAAGTTCCAGTAA
- a CDS encoding tripartite tricarboxylate transporter permease encodes MTIIIFVLIGVLTSSLFSLIPALHIYNIIAFLTISTFIDPLWLTSIMLGMIIGFSIVNTIPSIFLGAPDESAAFLVLPGHRYMLQGRGHEACLLSGIGSLLAIFAIIPLIPLLIKVVPLLRVILYKNSGWVIGAVIVYVLISEWPKGGDRGRPGYKFIDAWKSLGAGILTFCLSGFIGMILFYKPITPVERGFQNLMPAFIGLFAIPWVTMNILLGRDIPTQNIVKSMDVKPSHLLQSLFSGMFGGLFAAIVPGVTGGVGGLLAGHATAQRDDRIFIISQGVSKTTYYVGAFMLFLVPGLSMRRGGLAWMASIRYTPSRWCDFYHLIAGCLLGAILAFFLLDYFAKRIASLIDKYTYKRISWAGLITIIALVLVMTGPMGLIIAGVSTGIGLIPILFNSRRLNCLGVILVPICLNLTGIGPSFAKFLGLI; translated from the coding sequence GTGACCATTATCATCTTTGTTCTTATTGGTGTTCTTACATCATCACTATTTTCATTAATTCCGGCACTTCACATCTATAACATTATAGCCTTCTTGACTATTTCTACCTTCATTGACCCCTTATGGCTTACTTCTATTATGCTTGGTATGATTATTGGGTTTTCTATTGTAAATACTATCCCTTCTATATTTCTGGGTGCACCTGATGAGTCAGCTGCATTCCTTGTTCTCCCAGGACATAGGTATATGTTGCAGGGGAGAGGACATGAAGCCTGCCTGCTCTCAGGGATTGGTAGTTTGCTTGCCATTTTTGCTATTATTCCACTCATTCCCCTACTTATAAAGGTTGTCCCTTTATTAAGGGTTATCTTATACAAGAACAGTGGCTGGGTTATTGGTGCAGTTATAGTTTATGTACTAATCTCCGAGTGGCCCAAAGGAGGGGACAGAGGAAGACCCGGATATAAATTTATTGATGCATGGAAGTCGCTCGGTGCAGGTATACTTACTTTTTGCCTATCAGGGTTTATTGGTATGATATTATTTTATAAACCGATAACACCTGTTGAGCGTGGATTTCAAAATTTGATGCCCGCATTTATAGGTCTATTTGCTATTCCATGGGTGACTATGAACATTTTATTGGGAAGAGACATACCTACTCAGAACATAGTGAAATCTATGGATGTTAAGCCATCCCATTTATTACAGTCCTTGTTTTCAGGTATGTTTGGCGGTCTTTTTGCTGCAATAGTGCCGGGGGTGACAGGTGGAGTTGGTGGCTTACTCGCCGGGCATGCCACTGCTCAAAGAGATGATAGGATTTTCATTATCTCACAAGGGGTATCAAAGACCACTTATTATGTAGGTGCATTTATGTTGTTTTTAGTCCCGGGACTCAGTATGAGAAGGGGTGGGCTTGCATGGATGGCAAGTATAAGATACACGCCTTCAAGATGGTGTGACTTTTACCACTTAATAGCTGGCTGCTTACTTGGGGCAATTCTTGCATTCTTCTTGCTTGACTATTTTGCAAAAAGAATTGCAAGTCTTATTGATAAATATACCTACAAAAGAATATCATGGGCAGGTCTTATAACAATAATTGCATTAGTTCTTGTAATGACAGGTCCAATGGGGTTAATAATTGCAGGAGTGAGTACGGGTATAGGATTAATACCAATCCTATTTAATTCAAGGAGACTAAATTGTTTAGGAGTCATATTAGTACCAATTTGCTTGAATCTTACCGGTATTGGACCAAGTTTTGCAAAATTCTTAGGCTTGATATGA
- a CDS encoding YraN family protein: MNRRNFGIAGETMAVDYLKNRGYVILERNYRFGKNEVDIICEKMGVVVFVEVKIRSSNEFGTHIEAVNPDKANKIIKVARQYLYSRGLLGRCETRFDIIGISKGSCGQGDKIEHIENAFRENSSH; encoded by the coding sequence ATGAATAGACGTAACTTTGGGATAGCAGGTGAGACTATGGCTGTAGATTATTTAAAAAATCGTGGTTATGTAATTCTTGAGAGGAACTACAGATTTGGTAAGAATGAGGTTGATATTATATGCGAGAAGATGGGTGTTGTTGTGTTTGTAGAAGTGAAGATAAGGAGTAGTAACGAATTTGGTACCCATATTGAGGCAGTTAATCCTGATAAAGCAAATAAGATTATAAAAGTGGCGCGTCAATACCTTTACTCTCGTGGCCTTTTAGGCAGATGTGAAACGAGATTTGATATTATTGGGATTTCCAAAGGATCCTGTGGACAGGGAGACAAAATTGAACATATTGAAAATGCATTTAGAGAAAATAGCAGCCATTGA
- the rplS gene encoding 50S ribosomal protein L19, protein MDSIDEKGKPISAGSDGQDFRPGDTVRLHIKIKEGDKVRTQRFEGIVIARKGYGLNETFTVRKVVDGCGVERIFPLHSPNIVKLVSVKKGKCRRAKLFYLREKE, encoded by the coding sequence ATGGACTCAATAGATGAAAAAGGTAAACCAATTTCCGCGGGATCCGATGGACAAGATTTCAGACCTGGTGACACAGTTAGGCTACATATAAAAATTAAGGAAGGCGATAAAGTTCGTACTCAAAGATTTGAGGGCATAGTGATAGCAAGGAAAGGCTATGGTTTAAATGAGACATTTACAGTTAGAAAGGTAGTAGATGGGTGTGGTGTAGAGCGTATATTTCCTTTGCATTCACCTAACATTGTAAAGCTTGTATCTGTAAAGAAAGGTAAATGTAGGAGAGCTAAACTCTTTTATCTTAGAGAAAAGGAATGA
- a CDS encoding sodium-translocating pyrophosphatase yields the protein MIWIPIIVSIASLVTVAILVWLAFRQPEGTPQMKQLSKWIQEGARTFLKREYIWVGPIVCVIAIGFIVVRRWEVAVSFVVGAVASAIAGYLAMSIATRGNARTTEAAKIGLKPALAISFTGGAATGLCVVGIALLGLCIIYIVFKGNPVDINSYAMGASLLALFARAGGGIFTKGADMGADLVGKVERGIPEDDPRNPAVIADNVGDNVGDIAGLGADLLESYVESIIATITIGVAIAGIGSSPVFLPLYLATWGIISSIIGVMVVRTIRTKEPHQALNAGVYVGACLMVIGSVIIIRKTNLSFGLFWAVIAGLFAGLVIGWVSEFYTSSRFKPTRELAKASITGPAVTVVSGIALGMGSTLIPGVIIAAATLIAFLYGGLYGVALAGLGMLSILGITLAVDSYGPVADNAGGIAVMAGLGPEVRKITDKLDACGNTTAAIGKGFAIGSAALAALGLIIAYLATVKQEILISFKEPYQTVWFIVGLLIGGIIPYLFSSLVASGVSKVAFKIIEEVRRQFREINGLMEGTATPESSKCVDIAASGALKYITIPGIIAIIVPVGVGFCLGKVALAGVLIGALVVGLQVGIQTANTGAALDNAKKYIEEGNFGGKGSDAHKAAVIGDTVGDPMKDAMGPCINILIKLMAVISLVLAPFLI from the coding sequence ATGATTTGGATTCCCATTATAGTGAGTATTGCGAGTCTCGTAACTGTTGCTATCCTTGTTTGGCTTGCTTTTAGACAACCTGAAGGAACCCCACAAATGAAGCAGCTATCAAAGTGGATACAAGAGGGGGCAAGGACTTTTTTGAAACGTGAGTATATTTGGGTTGGTCCTATTGTATGTGTTATAGCTATTGGCTTCATTGTGGTGCGTCGCTGGGAGGTTGCAGTCTCATTTGTAGTAGGGGCGGTGGCTTCAGCAATTGCAGGTTATCTTGCTATGTCAATTGCAACACGTGGAAATGCAAGAACTACAGAAGCGGCAAAAATTGGCCTTAAACCAGCACTTGCAATATCATTTACAGGAGGAGCAGCTACCGGGCTATGTGTAGTTGGTATAGCGTTGCTCGGACTCTGTATAATATATATTGTATTTAAGGGTAATCCAGTAGATATAAATAGCTATGCCATGGGAGCCTCATTACTTGCCCTATTTGCTCGTGCGGGTGGTGGCATCTTTACAAAAGGTGCAGATATGGGGGCAGACCTCGTAGGCAAGGTAGAGCGTGGAATCCCTGAAGATGACCCAAGAAATCCAGCTGTTATAGCAGATAACGTTGGCGATAATGTAGGTGATATTGCAGGACTAGGAGCAGACCTACTTGAATCATATGTTGAATCTATAATTGCAACAATTACAATAGGAGTGGCTATTGCAGGGATTGGGAGTAGCCCAGTATTCTTACCTCTATATCTTGCAACGTGGGGTATAATTTCATCAATAATAGGAGTGATGGTAGTCCGTACCATAAGGACAAAAGAACCACACCAAGCATTGAATGCAGGCGTTTATGTTGGCGCTTGTCTTATGGTTATAGGCTCAGTAATTATAATAAGGAAAACTAATCTTTCATTTGGATTGTTCTGGGCAGTGATTGCTGGCTTATTTGCAGGACTTGTAATTGGATGGGTATCTGAGTTTTATACATCATCAAGGTTCAAGCCTACAAGGGAATTGGCAAAAGCCTCAATAACAGGACCGGCTGTCACTGTAGTTTCTGGAATTGCACTAGGTATGGGAAGTACACTTATACCTGGAGTTATTATTGCAGCTGCCACTCTTATTGCATTCTTATATGGTGGATTATATGGGGTTGCACTTGCAGGATTGGGAATGCTCTCTATACTTGGGATTACTTTAGCTGTTGATTCATATGGGCCTGTCGCAGATAATGCAGGTGGAATTGCAGTGATGGCTGGACTTGGACCAGAAGTTAGGAAAATTACAGATAAGCTTGATGCTTGTGGAAACACAACTGCAGCTATTGGTAAAGGGTTTGCAATTGGGAGCGCTGCTCTTGCAGCACTTGGCCTTATTATAGCTTATCTTGCCACAGTTAAGCAAGAGATACTCATATCATTTAAGGAGCCTTATCAAACTGTATGGTTTATTGTGGGTTTACTCATTGGAGGTATAATACCTTATTTATTCTCATCACTCGTAGCATCAGGAGTCTCAAAAGTAGCATTTAAAATCATAGAGGAAGTGAGACGTCAATTTCGTGAAATAAATGGGTTAATGGAAGGGACTGCTACCCCTGAATCTTCTAAGTGTGTTGATATAGCAGCGAGTGGAGCACTCAAGTATATAACAATTCCTGGGATTATAGCAATTATTGTGCCTGTAGGAGTTGGCTTTTGTCTTGGTAAAGTGGCACTTGCAGGAGTATTAATTGGGGCACTCGTTGTCGGTCTACAAGTTGGGATTCAGACAGCAAATACTGGGGCAGCTCTTGATAATGCTAAAAAGTATATAGAGGAAGGTAATTTTGGCGGTAAGGGTTCAGACGCACACAAGGCTGCAGTGATAGGAGATACAGTGGGTGACCCAATGAAAGATGCAATGGGACCTTGTATAAATATCTTGATAAAGTTGATGGCTGTCATTTCGCTTGTCCTCGCTCCTTTCCTCATTTAA
- the trmD gene encoding tRNA (guanosine(37)-N1)-methyltransferase TrmD, translated as MIVDIFTIFPQMFDSPFSYGVIQIAKERGLVNIRIWNLRNFSSDPHRKVDDYPYGGGPGMILKPEPIFRGVKSVKNSDTKVVLLSPGGELYTQNMAQKLAHESHLVFICGRYQGVDERVHTIVDIELSIGNYILSGGEFACMVIVESIVRLIPGVLKNPESVNSDSLGFLDGPLYTRPREFDGLKVPEVLLSGDHEKIRRWRIERRNKWTQ; from the coding sequence ATGATAGTTGATATCTTTACTATTTTTCCACAAATGTTTGATAGCCCTTTCTCTTATGGAGTAATTCAAATTGCTAAAGAGAGGGGGCTTGTTAACATTCGGATATGGAATCTTCGCAATTTTAGCAGCGACCCGCATCGTAAAGTAGACGACTACCCATATGGAGGTGGACCAGGGATGATTCTTAAACCGGAGCCTATCTTTAGAGGTGTAAAGTCTGTTAAGAACAGTGATACTAAGGTCGTTCTCCTTTCCCCCGGAGGCGAATTGTATACCCAAAATATGGCTCAAAAATTAGCACACGAGTCCCATCTTGTATTTATATGTGGTAGATATCAAGGTGTAGATGAGCGTGTTCATACCATTGTTGACATTGAACTTTCTATAGGTAATTACATTCTTAGTGGTGGTGAGTTTGCTTGTATGGTAATTGTTGAGTCCATAGTTAGGCTCATCCCGGGGGTTTTGAAGAATCCAGAATCCGTTAATTCTGATTCACTTGGTTTTTTGGATGGCCCGTTATATACAAGACCGAGAGAATTTGATGGTCTAAAGGTGCCAGAGGTTTTACTCTCAGGGGACCATGAAAAAATAAGACGCTGGCGAATTGAAAGAAGGAATAAATGGACTCAATAG
- a CDS encoding metal-dependent hydrolase, with translation MKGLTHFLVGIAGATFFKKVLGLTIDDNSLILLLGGLYGILPDTIDFKFTKFFNKFDCEIDLDPDNPSKVAKIIASAIDNTDSGMAKQVKLHTLRLGIDLWQQYEVEFDHEQSEVKVRVGPKVTTSGAAVWTPKSPKEGVAQFSTKLSPNIYKRTTVNIFDGPSFKFKQSKHGVEVIFLPWHRRWSHSITVGLLLSLFTLPFGLIYWAISFLSFFLHILVDMLGVMGTNLWFPFTKCRISGLGLFHSSNSFANFGFIWVSAFFIIYNINRFAYHFQIFQGLTVIGIGLLLPIGVIITLYILTKGKTNEDIEKEEELKEPQM, from the coding sequence ATGAAAGGGTTAACTCATTTTTTAGTTGGTATTGCGGGTGCAACTTTCTTTAAAAAGGTACTCGGACTTACGATTGATGATAACTCGCTTATATTACTACTTGGTGGTCTCTATGGGATACTCCCTGATACCATTGACTTTAAGTTTACAAAGTTCTTTAATAAATTTGATTGTGAGATTGACCTCGACCCTGATAACCCGAGCAAAGTAGCCAAAATCATTGCATCTGCAATTGATAATACTGATAGTGGGATGGCAAAACAAGTAAAACTGCATACCCTTAGACTTGGTATAGATTTGTGGCAACAGTATGAGGTTGAATTTGACCATGAGCAAAGTGAAGTTAAAGTGAGAGTTGGCCCTAAGGTTACGACATCAGGAGCTGCTGTCTGGACTCCAAAGTCTCCAAAGGAAGGTGTAGCCCAGTTTAGCACAAAACTTTCTCCCAATATTTATAAACGTACAACTGTAAACATTTTTGATGGTCCATCATTTAAATTTAAGCAAAGTAAACATGGGGTTGAAGTAATTTTTCTACCATGGCACCGCAGGTGGAGTCACTCAATAACAGTTGGACTATTACTCTCTTTATTTACTCTCCCATTTGGCTTAATTTACTGGGCAATTTCATTTCTTAGCTTTTTCTTGCATATCCTTGTGGATATGCTCGGTGTTATGGGCACAAATCTATGGTTCCCATTCACTAAGTGCCGTATCAGTGGACTTGGGTTGTTCCATTCATCTAACTCATTTGCAAACTTTGGTTTTATATGGGTATCAGCATTTTTTATAATCTATAATATCAATCGATTTGCCTATCATTTTCAAATATTCCAAGGACTCACTGTTATTGGAATTGGGCTTTTACTTCCTATTGGAGTAATAATAACACTTTACATCCTAACAAAAGGAAAAACAAACGAAGATATTGAGAAAGAAGAAGAGCTAAAAGAGCCCCAAATGTAG
- a CDS encoding KH domain-containing protein, with the protein MKELIELMAKSLVDTPEKVKVTEIDGERTIVYELRVDKSDLGKVIGKEGKTARAMRTVLTAASMKIGKRAVLEILE; encoded by the coding sequence ATGAAAGAGTTGATTGAACTTATGGCTAAGAGTCTTGTAGACACGCCTGAGAAGGTTAAGGTTACAGAGATAGATGGGGAACGCACCATTGTTTACGAACTTAGAGTAGACAAGTCAGATCTTGGCAAAGTTATTGGCAAGGAAGGTAAGACAGCGAGGGCAATGCGAACAGTGTTAACTGCAGCTTCTATGAAAATAGGTAAGCGTGCAGTACTTGAGATACTTGAGTGA
- a CDS encoding YifB family Mg chelatase-like AAA ATPase, whose translation MIAKVHSSAVIGINAYLVEAEVDISRGIPSYSTVGLPDSAVKESKDRIESAIRNSGFNFPIRRITVNLAPADIKKEGSSFDLPIALGILAAQSVVPKDSFYNFIILGELSLSGDLRGVRGILPIAIAARKLGFNKIIVPDTNKNEAAIVDELEVYPAKSLKEVVNFMTHELEIQPYKVSVNELFKKESQYDVDFSDVRGQEGAKRALEVSAAGGHNVLMIGPPGAGKTMLARRIPTILPELTLDEALETTKIHSVAGLIPPGKGIVAIRPFRLPHHTVSDAGLIGGGTYPKPGEISLAHNGVLFLDELPEFNKRTLEVMRQPMEDEEVTISRVAMRLTFPSRVMLVAAMNPCPCGYFSDLYHNCTCTPAMIQRYVSKISGPLLDRIDIHVEVPSLPYQELASKELGEESKEIRKRVNRAREIQLERYKGRKALYCNAQLSQKDLRRYCEIDNSSQELLKLAIEKFGLSARAYSRILKVSRTIADLECSSNIKPEHISEAIQYRTLDRKYWLR comes from the coding sequence ATGATTGCCAAGGTGCACTCTTCTGCAGTTATCGGCATCAATGCTTACCTTGTTGAAGCTGAAGTAGATATATCACGCGGTATCCCTTCTTACTCAACAGTTGGGCTCCCGGACTCAGCAGTGAAGGAATCTAAAGACCGTATAGAGAGTGCTATAAGGAATTCGGGGTTCAATTTTCCTATTCGTCGTATTACTGTCAATCTTGCACCAGCTGATATAAAAAAAGAGGGCTCAAGTTTTGACCTCCCAATTGCACTTGGAATTTTAGCTGCCCAATCTGTAGTTCCAAAGGATAGCTTTTATAACTTTATTATCCTTGGTGAGCTCTCTTTAAGTGGCGACCTTAGAGGTGTAAGAGGTATTCTTCCAATAGCTATTGCGGCACGTAAGCTTGGATTTAACAAGATAATAGTTCCAGATACTAACAAGAATGAGGCTGCAATAGTGGATGAACTTGAGGTTTATCCTGCTAAAAGTCTTAAAGAGGTAGTTAATTTTATGACACATGAACTCGAAATTCAGCCCTATAAGGTTAGTGTAAACGAATTATTTAAAAAAGAATCACAATACGATGTAGATTTCTCTGATGTACGAGGTCAAGAGGGTGCGAAGCGTGCACTTGAAGTATCAGCTGCAGGTGGACACAATGTTTTAATGATAGGTCCACCTGGTGCTGGTAAGACGATGCTTGCCCGTAGAATACCGACAATACTTCCAGAACTCACTCTTGACGAAGCTCTTGAGACTACTAAAATACATTCAGTAGCTGGGCTTATCCCGCCAGGTAAGGGTATTGTGGCTATAAGACCGTTTAGGCTTCCACATCATACTGTTTCAGATGCTGGCTTAATTGGAGGTGGAACTTATCCGAAACCTGGTGAAATATCACTTGCTCATAATGGAGTCCTATTTCTTGATGAGTTACCAGAGTTTAATAAGAGAACACTTGAAGTAATGAGACAACCAATGGAGGATGAAGAAGTAACAATATCAAGGGTAGCTATGAGGTTGACATTCCCTTCAAGAGTTATGCTTGTAGCTGCTATGAATCCATGTCCGTGTGGCTATTTTAGCGATTTGTATCACAACTGTACCTGTACACCTGCAATGATACAGCGGTATGTGTCAAAAATTTCAGGTCCATTACTTGACCGAATAGATATTCATGTAGAAGTTCCATCTCTTCCTTACCAAGAGCTTGCAAGTAAAGAGTTAGGTGAAGAATCAAAAGAAATAAGAAAAAGGGTAAACAGAGCAAGGGAGATTCAGCTTGAGAGGTATAAGGGTAGGAAAGCCCTCTACTGTAATGCCCAATTATCACAAAAAGATTTAAGGAGGTATTGTGAAATTGATAACTCATCACAAGAGTTATTAAAGCTTGCAATTGAGAAATTTGGCCTATCTGCAAGAGCTTACAGCCGTATACTTAAGGTAAGCCGTACAATAGCAGATTTAGAGTGCTCCTCTAATATAAAGCCTGAGCACATTTCTGAAGCCATCCAATACCGGACACTTGACCGTAAATATTGGCTGAGATAA